From a single Geoalkalibacter sp. genomic region:
- a CDS encoding sensor domain-containing diguanylate cyclase has product MRLQTRIILLMILFFLLFVLLGSAATRLLLGPVILAAEEEVARVNLMRVASALQRESEHLAILITDWAYWDESYRFVQDRNRSFQVTTLSDAALAKARLDVLLFINNQGEVVWARQRDHVTGNELDLPRLPTTRWPTNHPLLNFSDPQEIHAGILATRLGPLQIAAAPILTSMGHGPRQGTIILGRLLGENEVKRLVEQTRVNFQLLRSEDRALPPESLRLSNYLDSGLSFPELRALQKSPEFGRILASDAALGEPLFYRDPDTSRMLTVLTHYPDIYGEPSLLLEVRFPRILEQLSRRISLIVFACLTLIGALFTLAHLGIIRRLITRPIARLQEHITEIHAGESLSARVHLQGRDEFGQLAQAYNRMLERLEIDREKLVETEAELRRSEKKFRALSIRDDLTGLYNTRYLYQGLRRHFEKCAAEGRPLALLFIDIDRFKQVVDKHGHILGSQAIREMAQTISGCLAKPAFAVSYGGDEYVVVLPGADRRAAMTKAEEMRARIAQTSYLAEHGADVRLTCSFGVASYPEDANDLEGLLAIADRSLFYVKSRGRDAVA; this is encoded by the coding sequence ATGCGTCTGCAAACCCGGATCATCTTGCTGATGATCCTTTTTTTCCTGCTCTTCGTGCTGCTCGGTTCGGCCGCCACGCGCCTGCTGCTCGGGCCGGTGATTCTGGCCGCCGAGGAAGAAGTGGCCCGCGTCAACCTGATGCGCGTGGCCTCGGCTCTGCAACGCGAGTCGGAACACCTGGCCATTCTCATCACCGACTGGGCGTACTGGGACGAAAGCTATCGCTTCGTTCAGGACCGCAACCGCAGTTTTCAGGTCACCACCCTCTCCGACGCCGCCCTGGCCAAGGCCCGTCTCGACGTGCTGCTCTTCATCAACAACCAAGGCGAGGTGGTCTGGGCACGCCAGCGCGATCACGTCACCGGCAACGAATTGGATCTGCCGCGCCTGCCGACCACCCGTTGGCCGACAAATCATCCCCTGCTCAACTTCAGCGATCCGCAGGAGATTCATGCCGGCATTCTCGCCACCCGGCTGGGGCCCCTGCAGATTGCCGCCGCCCCCATCCTCACCAGCATGGGGCATGGCCCACGCCAGGGTACGATCATTCTCGGCCGTCTGCTCGGCGAAAACGAGGTGAAGCGGCTGGTGGAACAGACCCGCGTCAACTTCCAGCTGCTGCGCTCCGAGGACCGGGCGCTGCCCCCCGAGTCGCTGCGCCTGAGCAATTACCTGGACAGCGGCCTGAGCTTTCCCGAGTTGCGCGCCCTGCAAAAAAGTCCTGAATTCGGCCGCATCCTGGCCAGCGACGCCGCCCTGGGCGAACCGCTCTTTTACCGCGATCCGGATACCTCGCGGATGCTCACCGTGCTGACCCACTACCCCGACATCTACGGCGAACCGAGCCTGCTGCTTGAAGTGCGTTTTCCCCGCATCCTCGAACAACTGAGCCGGCGAATCTCGCTGATCGTCTTTGCCTGCCTGACCCTGATCGGCGCCCTGTTCACCCTGGCTCACCTGGGCATCATCCGCCGGCTGATCACCCGCCCCATCGCCCGCTTGCAGGAGCACATCACCGAAATCCACGCCGGAGAAAGTCTCTCGGCCCGCGTCCACCTCCAGGGCCGCGACGAATTCGGCCAGCTGGCCCAGGCCTACAACCGCATGCTGGAGCGGCTGGAAATCGATCGCGAGAAGCTGGTGGAAACCGAGGCCGAACTGCGCCGCAGCGAGAAAAAGTTTCGCGCACTGTCCATCCGCGACGACCTGACCGGCCTTTACAACACGCGCTATCTGTACCAGGGACTGCGACGGCACTTTGAAAAATGCGCCGCCGAAGGGCGCCCCCTGGCGCTGCTCTTCATCGACATCGACCGCTTCAAGCAGGTCGTCGACAAGCATGGCCACATCCTCGGCAGTCAGGCAATTCGCGAGATGGCGCAGACGATCTCCGGCTGCCTTGCCAAGCCGGCCTTTGCGGTGTCTTACGGCGGGGATGAATACGTGGTGGTGTTGCCCGGCGCGGATCGCCGGGCGGCCATGACCAAGGCCGAGGAAATGCGCGCGCGCATCGCCCAGACCAGCTATCTCGCCGAACATGGCGCCGACGTGCGGCTGACCTGCAGTTTCGGGGTCGCCAGCTATCCCGAGGATGCAAACGATCTGGAGGGCCTGCTGGCCATCGCCGACCGCTCCCTGTTCTACGTCAAAAGCCGCGGCCGCGACGCGGTCGCCTGA